From the Deinococcus radiophilus genome, one window contains:
- a CDS encoding lysophospholipid acyltransferase family protein, protein MPSAFPRQDDFPWVAPLLRATIQRDLRRSLSGCWVYGALPEGGAVLAANHTTWWDGYLLLHLGWEYGHAARIMMNAPELGRFPFLQRIGCTPPQRRRELARAAQGGEWVMIFPEGALQPAGPLAAIQPGAAWLARTAGVPLIPVALRVVSRAGRTPGAYLRFGPPCAPQDLARALQIELDALDRDLAATSPHLPPAGYLALWYGQRAEQRQTPASRLLTRLTGDQV, encoded by the coding sequence ATGCCCTCAGCTTTTCCCCGACAGGACGACTTTCCCTGGGTGGCCCCGCTGCTGCGCGCCACCATCCAGCGTGACCTGCGACGCAGCTTGAGCGGGTGCTGGGTCTATGGTGCCTTGCCCGAAGGGGGCGCGGTGCTGGCGGCCAACCACACCACCTGGTGGGATGGCTACTTGCTGCTGCATCTCGGCTGGGAATACGGCCACGCGGCCCGCATCATGATGAATGCCCCGGAGCTGGGCCGCTTTCCCTTTTTGCAGCGCATTGGCTGTACGCCGCCGCAGCGTAGGCGTGAGCTGGCCCGCGCCGCGCAGGGAGGCGAGTGGGTGATGATTTTCCCTGAAGGAGCGCTCCAACCCGCTGGCCCGCTGGCCGCCATTCAGCCCGGCGCTGCCTGGCTGGCGCGCACGGCGGGCGTGCCGCTCATCCCTGTGGCCCTCCGGGTCGTCTCACGGGCGGGGCGCACCCCCGGCGCCTATCTGCGCTTCGGGCCGCCCTGTGCACCACAGGACCTGGCCAGGGCGCTGCAAATCGAGCTGGATGCCCTAGACCGCGATCTGGCGGCAACATCTCCCCACCTGCCGCCAGCGGGATACTTGGCCCTGTGGTATGGGCAGCGGGCCGAGCAGCGCCAGACCCCGGCCTCACGTCTGCTGACCAGGTTGACAGGAGACCAGGTATGA
- a CDS encoding ABC transporter ATP-binding protein: protein MTTFSQISAPAAPYVPAATPTLAMQGVSRVFGDGSDTQVTALHPTDFAVYPGELVAVVGPSGSGKSTLLTLAGALQRPTAGRIAIAGQDLAALSERQLADFRLQQIGFVLQSSNLIPYLKVREQLTLVPQLAGRGGAAARALADDLLGHLGLSDRAGHYPAQLSGGQKQRVAIARALMNDPGLILADEPTASLDGVRGREVVALLAREVQARGKAAVMVTHDERVLDLCTRVVRLEDGRVLEG from the coding sequence ATGACCACTTTTTCCCAAATTTCCGCCCCCGCTGCCCCGTATGTTCCCGCCGCCACGCCCACCCTCGCCATGCAGGGCGTCAGCCGCGTCTTTGGCGATGGCAGCGACACCCAGGTCACGGCGCTGCATCCCACCGACTTTGCCGTATACCCCGGCGAACTGGTGGCGGTGGTCGGCCCCAGTGGCAGCGGCAAAAGCACCCTGCTCACCCTGGCCGGAGCCTTGCAGCGGCCCACCGCTGGCCGCATTGCCATCGCCGGGCAGGACCTGGCCGCGCTGAGTGAGCGCCAGCTGGCCGATTTCCGGCTGCAGCAGATCGGCTTTGTGCTGCAGTCCAGCAACCTGATTCCTTATCTGAAGGTCCGCGAGCAACTGACCCTGGTGCCGCAGCTGGCCGGGCGCGGCGGCGCGGCAGCCCGGGCGCTGGCAGACGACCTGCTGGGCCACCTGGGCCTGAGTGACCGGGCAGGGCACTACCCGGCGCAGCTGTCGGGCGGCCAGAAACAGCGCGTGGCCATCGCCCGTGCGCTGATGAACGACCCCGGCCTGATCCTGGCCGACGAACCCACCGCCAGTCTGGACGGGGTGCGGGGGCGCGAGGTGGTCGCCCTGTTGGCCCGCGAGGTGCAGGCACGCGGCAAGGCCGCTGTGATGGTCACCCACGACGAGCGCGTGCTGGACCTGTGTACCCGCGTGGTGCGCCTGGAAGACGGGCGCGTGCTGGAAGGCTGA
- a CDS encoding phytoene desaturase family protein, translating into MTHRAAGRGPRAKATRSPSSVIIIGAGFAGLAAALRLAQAGVRVTVLDALDCPGGKAALGYRDFSSGPTVVTMPQVFRSLYRRLNWEAPQLSPARPTTRYHALNGRTFAPEALSVAGSLEPTLAQLTRAEGRRYAELLHLSRQLYRDAADTFIFAPPPTLPRLGRYALAAGRTAQPGRPLASLVQSGPFMTPFWLRFATYLGADPYRAPAVLHNIPWVELGGGVWHLGAQRAGSQQKAGGLLGLAHRMSAEAERLGVQFRYGTRVTALRTEGGRVASAQTDAGEVQADAFVSAVDISRTRQLLGGGAPRRPQGVSGFAVQLRLTADLGQGHHIFWPTDYRGEWQDIRAGRLPLDPTLYLHLDGGQGFLLVNAPATPARETDRREYAAYLLRRLQDRFGLPMTEALALSPADYTRTAATGALYGAAPHGLLGSLRPGWRVAGLGNLRQVGGTVHPGGGVPLSLLGGWNGAGELLGLPYDALGGPEL; encoded by the coding sequence ATGACGCACCGAGCAGCGGGCCGAGGGCCGAGGGCCAAGGCCACCCGTTCGCCCTCATCTGTCATTATCATCGGGGCGGGTTTTGCGGGGCTGGCCGCGGCGCTGAGACTGGCTCAGGCAGGTGTCCGCGTCACCGTGCTGGACGCACTGGACTGCCCCGGCGGCAAAGCGGCACTGGGCTACCGCGACTTTTCGAGCGGGCCAACCGTCGTCACCATGCCGCAAGTGTTCCGGTCGCTGTATAGGCGGCTGAACTGGGAAGCGCCACAACTCTCACCGGCCAGGCCCACCACGCGCTACCACGCACTGAATGGCCGCACTTTTGCCCCCGAGGCGCTGAGCGTAGCAGGCAGCCTGGAGCCGACGCTGGCACAGCTCACGCGGGCCGAAGGACGGCGCTACGCCGAGTTGCTGCACCTCTCGCGGCAGCTGTACCGGGACGCGGCAGATACTTTCATCTTTGCGCCGCCGCCCACCTTGCCCCGGCTGGGGCGCTACGCCCTCGCGGCGGGCCGCACCGCCCAGCCGGGACGCCCGCTGGCCTCGCTGGTACAGAGTGGCCCGTTCATGACCCCCTTCTGGCTGCGCTTCGCCACCTATCTGGGGGCCGATCCTTACCGCGCTCCAGCCGTACTGCACAACATTCCCTGGGTCGAGCTGGGCGGGGGTGTATGGCACTTGGGGGCGCAGAGGGCAGGAAGCCAGCAAAAGGCGGGCGGACTGCTGGGCCTGGCCCACCGTATGAGCGCCGAAGCCGAGCGGCTGGGCGTGCAGTTTCGGTACGGCACGCGGGTCACAGCCTTGCGGACCGAAGGCGGGCGGGTGGCCTCGGCGCAGACGGACGCAGGTGAAGTCCAGGCCGACGCTTTTGTGAGTGCGGTGGACATCAGCCGCACCCGGCAACTGCTGGGAGGAGGCGCACCCCGGCGGCCCCAGGGCGTGAGCGGCTTTGCGGTACAGTTGCGCCTCACTGCTGATCTAGGACAGGGACACCACATCTTCTGGCCGACGGACTACCGGGGCGAGTGGCAGGACATCCGGGCAGGTCGGCTGCCGCTGGACCCCACGCTGTACCTGCACCTGGATGGGGGGCAGGGCTTTTTGCTGGTGAATGCCCCGGCGACTCCTGCCCGCGAGACGGACCGCCGCGAGTACGCCGCGTATCTGCTGCGGCGCTTGCAGGACCGCTTTGGGTTGCCGATGACGGAGGCACTGGCCCTCTCCCCCGCCGACTACACCCGCACCGCCGCAACCGGTGCGCTGTACGGCGCGGCCCCGCACGGCCTGCTGGGTAGCCTGCGCCCCGGCTGGCGCGTGGCAGGGCTGGGCAACCTGCGGCAGGTGGGCGGTACGGTGCATCCCGGTGGCGGCGTGCCCCTCTCGCTGCTTGGTGGCTGGAACGGGGCGGGAGAACTGCTGGGCCTGCCGTATGACGCGCTGGGCGGGCCGGAGTTATAG
- a CDS encoding carotenoid biosynthesis protein, translating to MTPLLQRSLLAFAALGLAFAGVLLVLGLGQPLGWGLVALGLPLAGALALAGDHLGAGFGPTLRRRATALSRQTQPWLWLLALYLLLKVPVPLWPDGFMVLATLSTAALFASALLWAAERVGWARALGAAALCFGGGFAAEYLGSRTGIPFGDYTYAGAPGPTLLGVPLLVPLGWFALTLAALRLGGGRPLLAALLLVAWDVGLEPLMTAQGFWTWHDSKPLWAGAPLQNFLGWWAVGGALAWAVTRLTPELLRRERGPDLSWAYLTELFMLPGGLLLLGQPVAAGVTLVAMGTAALLARALAPSPARVAA from the coding sequence ATGACTCCCCTCCTCCAGCGTTCCCTGCTGGCCTTCGCGGCCCTGGGCCTGGCCTTTGCCGGGGTGCTGCTGGTCTTGGGACTGGGGCAACCGCTGGGCTGGGGACTGGTGGCGCTGGGGCTCCCACTGGCTGGGGCACTGGCACTGGCCGGGGACCACCTCGGCGCAGGCTTTGGCCCCACCTTGCGCCGCCGCGCTACTGCACTGAGCCGGCAGACACAGCCCTGGCTGTGGTTGCTGGCCTTGTATCTGCTGCTCAAGGTTCCGGTGCCCCTGTGGCCGGACGGATTCATGGTTCTGGCGACCCTGAGCACGGCAGCTTTGTTCGCTTCAGCGCTGCTGTGGGCCGCCGAGCGGGTGGGCTGGGCGCGGGCACTCGGCGCGGCGGCACTGTGCTTCGGTGGGGGCTTTGCCGCCGAATACCTGGGCAGCCGCACTGGGATTCCATTTGGTGACTACACCTATGCGGGCGCACCAGGGCCGACCCTGCTGGGGGTGCCGTTGCTGGTCCCGCTGGGTTGGTTCGCGCTGACGCTCGCGGCGCTGCGGCTGGGCGGTGGCCGCCCACTTCTGGCTGCACTGCTGTTGGTTGCCTGGGACGTGGGGTTGGAACCGCTGATGACGGCTCAGGGCTTCTGGACCTGGCACGACTCCAAGCCGCTCTGGGCCGGTGCCCCGCTGCAGAACTTTCTGGGCTGGTGGGCGGTGGGCGGCGCGTTGGCCTGGGCGGTGACCCGCCTCACGCCGGAGCTGCTGCGCCGGGAGCGTGGCCCTGACCTGTCCTGGGCTTACCTCACCGAACTGTTTATGCTGCCGGGCGGCCTGCTGTTGCTGGGGCAGCCGGTGGCAGCAGGGGTCACACTCGTGGCAATGGGGACAGCGGCACTCCTGGCCCGCGCCCTTGCCCCCTCTCCCGCTAGAGTGGCCGCCTGA
- a CDS encoding MFS transporter: MTAPSLARLRHNRAFKVWLLSTAQSQLGTALSSVALGFLVLEQTGSAGSLTLTLALSLLPNLLLPLAGVWTDRLGPKGLLVAADALRGGVQLALAAAALLGLLTPELIYAAALLNGLLGAMSGPAASSAVPLLVEADDLPRANGLLASFGQGAWLAGYAAGGVLVTLLGPAWALGLDGLTYLVAALAVGGLVQFRHAAQAQGSETALGFWAELRGGVSALRKSRTLTLIPGLALVANAALGPVLALTPAVMDNLGRGAAGYSLFLMLETGGALLAGTIFARWGGALPPHATVTAGLLLGGLSLAMMAGLGTFPALLAGSALFGLSVGLVNTPLVTLIGSQVAASHLGRAFALLSMTGSLGMPLVLLAITPQADQVPASTFYGLAGAGLLLAAAGWWAATRTEAAAYPRRTSV; the protein is encoded by the coding sequence ATGACTGCTCCATCCCTTGCCCGGCTTCGCCACAACCGCGCCTTCAAAGTCTGGCTGCTCAGCACCGCTCAGAGCCAGCTTGGCACGGCCCTGAGCAGTGTGGCGCTGGGCTTTCTGGTGCTGGAACAGACTGGCAGTGCAGGCAGTCTGACCCTGACCCTGGCGCTGAGCCTGCTGCCCAACCTGCTGCTGCCGCTGGCCGGGGTCTGGACCGACCGCCTCGGTCCCAAGGGGCTGCTGGTGGCCGCCGACGCCCTGCGCGGCGGGGTGCAACTGGCGCTGGCTGCAGCCGCGCTGCTGGGCCTGCTCACGCCAGAGCTGATCTACGCGGCGGCGCTGCTGAACGGTCTGCTGGGGGCCATGTCCGGGCCAGCAGCGAGCAGTGCCGTGCCCCTGCTGGTGGAGGCAGACGACCTGCCCCGCGCCAATGGGTTGCTGGCATCCTTCGGTCAGGGCGCGTGGTTGGCCGGCTACGCGGCGGGGGGCGTGCTGGTCACACTGTTGGGCCCAGCCTGGGCGCTAGGGCTAGACGGTCTGACTTATCTGGTGGCGGCCCTGGCGGTGGGGGGACTGGTGCAGTTTCGGCACGCCGCGCAGGCGCAGGGGTCGGAAACAGCTTTAGGGTTCTGGGCCGAGCTGCGCGGCGGGGTCTCTGCGCTGCGAAAATCCCGCACCCTGACGCTGATTCCGGGACTGGCCCTGGTCGCCAACGCCGCTTTGGGTCCAGTGCTGGCCCTCACCCCTGCGGTGATGGACAACTTGGGCCGGGGCGCAGCCGGTTACAGCCTCTTTCTGATGCTGGAAACCGGCGGAGCGCTGCTGGCCGGGACCATCTTCGCCCGCTGGGGCGGGGCGCTGCCGCCACACGCTACGGTCACCGCCGGCCTGCTGCTGGGGGGTCTGAGCCTGGCCATGATGGCCGGGCTGGGCACTTTCCCGGCGCTGCTGGCGGGGTCCGCCCTGTTCGGCCTGAGCGTGGGCCTGGTCAACACCCCACTCGTCACGCTGATCGGCTCACAGGTGGCCGCTTCACACCTGGGGCGGGCCTTCGCGCTGCTCAGCATGACTGGCAGCCTGGGCATGCCGCTGGTGCTGCTGGCGATCACGCCCCAGGCCGACCAGGTTCCGGCGTCCACGTTCTACGGCCTGGCCGGGGCTGGGCTGCTGTTGGCAGCCGCCGGGTGGTGGGCCGCCACCCGCACCGAGGCTGCCGCTTATCCCCGGCGCACCAGCGTCTGA
- a CDS encoding HVO_A0114 family putative DNA-binding protein has product MPTQTATAAQAALLLDPRRRSLLSALMAAPPAGISVAELARELGTSLRRIHYEVGKLEAAQIVQVASVEPRAGRAVRRYRMPAPWFIPFEVTQAATLEDFLAAQILPRTAGMVRLSSQFMLEKQPEWGYWLRPDTLHLGSRGGPPMRHILEGEPFVSSIGTARLTPARALELKRRLWDLLTEFEDDDAAGEDYTLSITLVRGQLE; this is encoded by the coding sequence ATGCCTACCCAGACCGCCACCGCCGCCCAAGCCGCGCTGCTGCTGGACCCCCGGCGGCGTTCCCTGCTGAGCGCCCTGATGGCTGCTCCGCCCGCTGGAATCAGCGTGGCCGAGCTGGCCCGTGAACTGGGCACATCGCTGCGCCGTATTCATTACGAGGTCGGCAAGTTGGAAGCGGCGCAGATCGTTCAGGTGGCGTCGGTGGAGCCGCGTGCAGGACGGGCGGTGCGGCGCTACCGCATGCCCGCGCCCTGGTTTATTCCCTTCGAGGTGACCCAGGCCGCGACGCTCGAAGACTTTCTGGCCGCCCAGATTCTGCCGCGCACGGCAGGGATGGTGCGGCTGAGCAGCCAGTTCATGCTGGAAAAGCAGCCGGAGTGGGGCTACTGGTTACGCCCGGATACGCTGCACCTGGGCAGCCGGGGCGGTCCGCCCATGCGGCACATTCTGGAAGGAGAACCGTTCGTCAGTTCTATCGGCACGGCCCGGCTGACCCCGGCGCGGGCGCTGGAGCTGAAGCGGCGGCTGTGGGACCTGCTGACGGAATTTGAGGACGATGACGCGGCGGGCGAAGACTACACCCTGAGCATCACGCTGGTGCGAGGGCAACTGGAGTAG
- a CDS encoding glycosyltransferase produces the protein MSLRQAATAAAWGLLAYKLGTLLVNAVTFPRLSHTQPHATLPDVSVLIPARDEARNLPQTLPGYLAQGAGEVLLLDDHSTDETAALAQAAGVTVLQGQSLPSGWHGKPWACQQLAEAARGDLLVFTDADVTWEPGALAGALDYFRESGADLMTVWPQQDNRTLGERLLTPLVDDVLLTLLPWPVLNIPHRSASAANGQVMIFRRAAYDGLGGHAAVRAELLEDVMLARALKEAGGHVTLMLGGKHVRVRMYRSYAESAQGFSRNLLSFHGGQRALLPLTWALHFAAYTWPYLSGHRALIAVGLLEGLTVRILTRRTRPADLLEVLLTPMLPFTSLPVYAQAARRTVIWKGRSYQQGEN, from the coding sequence ATGAGCCTGCGCCAAGCCGCCACTGCTGCTGCCTGGGGTCTTCTGGCCTACAAACTGGGCACGCTGCTGGTGAATGCCGTGACCTTTCCACGTCTCAGCCACACCCAGCCGCACGCAACTCTGCCGGACGTTTCAGTGCTGATCCCGGCCCGCGACGAGGCCCGTAACCTGCCGCAGACCCTGCCCGGCTATCTGGCGCAGGGCGCAGGCGAGGTGCTGTTGCTGGACGACCACAGTACGGACGAAACCGCGGCGCTGGCCCAGGCGGCAGGTGTTACCGTGCTGCAAGGACAGTCTTTGCCGTCCGGCTGGCATGGCAAACCTTGGGCCTGTCAGCAACTGGCAGAAGCGGCGCGGGGGGATCTGCTGGTCTTTACCGACGCCGACGTGACGTGGGAGCCTGGCGCGCTGGCCGGGGCACTGGACTATTTCCGGGAGTCGGGCGCCGACCTGATGACCGTCTGGCCGCAGCAGGACAACCGCACGCTGGGCGAGCGGCTGCTGACTCCCCTAGTGGACGACGTGCTGCTGACGCTGCTGCCCTGGCCGGTGCTGAACATTCCGCACCGCAGTGCCAGCGCTGCCAATGGTCAGGTGATGATCTTCCGCCGCGCTGCCTACGACGGGCTGGGAGGGCACGCCGCTGTGCGGGCCGAGCTGCTGGAAGACGTGATGCTGGCCCGCGCCCTCAAGGAAGCTGGAGGCCACGTCACACTGATGCTGGGCGGCAAACATGTCCGGGTGCGGATGTACCGCTCTTACGCCGAATCGGCGCAGGGCTTTAGCAGGAACCTGCTCAGCTTTCACGGGGGTCAGCGGGCGCTGCTCCCCCTGACCTGGGCGCTGCATTTCGCGGCGTATACCTGGCCTTATCTGAGCGGTCACCGCGCCCTGATCGCCGTCGGGTTGCTGGAAGGGCTGACCGTCCGTATCCTGACCCGCCGCACCCGGCCTGCCGACCTGCTGGAAGTGTTGCTTACACCCATGCTCCCCTTTACCAGCCTGCCCGTCTATGCCCAGGCCGCGCGGCGGACGGTGATCTGGAAGGGCCGCAGCTATCAGCAGGGGGAGAACTAG
- a CDS encoding ABC transporter permease: MFLALRELRFNLLRSALLGGIAALLAFMVFMLLGLTRGLSQDSAAWMLGNPAATFVTTTDADGNFTRSFISPDDVSAVQDANPGATPFAQSFASFGVNSADSTQLGAVMLGLDPDSFLAPQVAEGRALSGDGAVVDATLKEDGVALGDTLILRPGGEELTVVGFTEGARLNHQPILFVTLDEWQRLNSRARDTVSGLALEADPVGSLPDGLSTQTRPEALQSLPGYKEEQGSLLMIQVFLVAVSALVMAVFFYVMTLQKTAQFGLLKAIGAGMRTLAGSLIAQVALLTVTALAVATAAMYGATLLLPAGLPFALSWPAVAQSAALLLAVSLLGSLLSLRTIAQADPLQALGQGS, translated from the coding sequence ATGTTTCTCGCCCTCCGCGAACTGAGATTTAACCTGCTGCGCTCGGCCCTGCTGGGCGGTATTGCTGCGCTGCTCGCCTTTATGGTGTTTATGCTGCTGGGCCTGACCCGTGGCCTTAGCCAGGACAGCGCCGCTTGGATGCTCGGCAATCCCGCCGCCACCTTCGTGACCACCACCGACGCCGACGGTAACTTCACCCGCTCCTTTATCAGCCCGGATGACGTGAGCGCTGTGCAAGACGCCAACCCTGGAGCCACGCCCTTTGCCCAGAGTTTCGCCAGCTTCGGCGTCAACTCGGCAGACAGCACCCAGCTGGGCGCCGTGATGCTGGGTCTGGACCCGGATTCGTTTCTGGCTCCTCAGGTGGCCGAAGGTCGGGCGCTCAGCGGTGATGGAGCCGTGGTAGACGCGACCCTCAAAGAAGACGGCGTGGCGCTGGGCGATACCCTGATCCTGCGGCCCGGCGGCGAAGAACTGACGGTGGTGGGCTTTACCGAAGGAGCCCGGCTGAACCACCAGCCCATCTTGTTCGTGACCCTGGACGAGTGGCAGCGCCTGAACTCCCGCGCCCGTGACACCGTAAGCGGCCTGGCGCTGGAGGCGGACCCTGTGGGCAGCCTGCCCGACGGGCTGAGTACCCAGACCCGCCCTGAGGCGCTGCAATCGCTGCCCGGCTACAAGGAAGAACAGGGTAGCCTGCTGATGATTCAGGTGTTCTTGGTGGCGGTGTCGGCGCTGGTGATGGCGGTGTTTTTCTATGTGATGACCCTGCAAAAGACCGCGCAGTTTGGCCTGCTCAAAGCCATCGGGGCCGGAATGCGGACGCTGGCAGGCAGCCTGATCGCCCAGGTCGCCTTGCTGACCGTGACTGCCCTGGCCGTCGCCACCGCTGCCATGTACGGGGCCACCTTGTTGCTGCCCGCTGGGCTGCCGTTCGCGCTGTCGTGGCCTGCTGTGGCCCAGAGCGCCGCGCTGCTGCTGGCCGTGTCACTGCTGGGCAGCTTGCTTTCGCTGCGGACCATCGCCCAGGCCGACCCCCTGCAGGCGCTGGGGCAGGGCAGCTAA